From Algoriphagus sp. NG3, the proteins below share one genomic window:
- a CDS encoding RNA polymerase sigma-70 factor, with amino-acid sequence MDYFLLRDEELVIHLVNEEDKNAFQEIYKRYWKLLFQQAYRKTGNKELAEGLTQDLFMSLWDRRNTVDIQHLSGWLNQSIRYAIINFYKSQAVKEKYREFAKTHLNYSENSSDHLARLNDLSESISLAMDSLPEKTRTVFKMSREENKPVKEIADVLDLSEKAVEYHISQSLKKMRIYLKEYLMVVLLWIFKTW; translated from the coding sequence ATGGATTATTTTTTATTACGGGATGAAGAGTTAGTTATTCATTTAGTAAATGAAGAAGATAAGAATGCCTTCCAGGAAATATATAAACGCTACTGGAAACTACTTTTTCAACAGGCATACAGAAAGACTGGCAACAAGGAACTTGCGGAAGGGCTTACCCAAGATCTCTTTATGAGTTTATGGGACCGCAGAAATACAGTGGATATCCAGCATCTTTCAGGCTGGCTAAACCAGTCCATTCGTTATGCTATCATTAATTTTTACAAATCTCAGGCGGTAAAGGAAAAGTACAGGGAATTTGCCAAAACCCATTTAAACTATTCTGAAAACAGTAGCGATCATTTGGCTAGGCTGAATGATCTGTCGGAAAGCATATCCCTTGCAATGGATTCCCTTCCCGAGAAGACTAGAACGGTCTTTAAAATGAGTAGGGAGGAAAACAAACCGGTAAAGGAAATAGCCGACGTGTTGGATCTTTCCGAAAAGGCCGTGGAGTACCATATCAGTCAAAGTCTAAAGAAGATGAGGATTTATCTCAAAGAATACTTGATGGTAGTTCTCTTATGGATCTTTAAAACTTGGTAG
- a CDS encoding Crp/Fnr family transcriptional regulator has product MDKLMEYLLHFGNLNPKQIGFISQKAKESDLQKGEFFSEAGKIARQVGFIIDGVIRFCHYTDTGEEITTYFMDENNFFVDLNSFDNRIPSTGYIQAVTDCKLIVFMQQDWQELSNSIVGWDKIVQKILSKSMLEKLDKINPLISEDATTRYLKFLEKYPKLINRIPLSYLASYLGITQSSLSRIRKSIT; this is encoded by the coding sequence ATGGATAAATTGATGGAATATCTATTGCATTTTGGAAATTTAAACCCAAAGCAAATAGGGTTTATTTCCCAAAAAGCCAAAGAATCAGACCTTCAGAAAGGTGAATTTTTTTCAGAGGCAGGAAAAATTGCCAGACAGGTGGGTTTCATAATAGATGGAGTCATACGATTTTGTCACTACACCGACACTGGAGAGGAAATAACCACCTACTTTATGGATGAAAACAATTTTTTCGTGGATTTGAACAGTTTCGACAATAGAATCCCATCAACAGGATACATTCAGGCTGTTACTGACTGCAAGCTAATTGTGTTTATGCAACAGGATTGGCAAGAACTCTCGAATTCAATTGTTGGCTGGGATAAAATCGTGCAAAAAATCCTCTCAAAATCAATGCTTGAAAAATTAGACAAAATAAATCCTTTAATATCTGAGGATGCCACCACCAGATACTTGAAGTTTTTAGAAAAATATCCAAAACTTATCAATAGAATCCCACTATCCTATTTGGCTTCCTATTTAGGAATAACACAGTCATCATTGAGCAGGATTAGAAAAAGCATCACATAG
- a CDS encoding SDR family NAD(P)-dependent oxidoreductase, with the protein MEKLNIVMTGGTSGFGAVTSKELIDTLGTHVILGNRNRQIHGAKHIPLNLESLDNVRLFVAEVIKNIKSEKIQVLICNAGMNHPDINSRTIDGFETTFAVNHLAHFYLLKLLMPYLDTNAKIIMTSSSTHDPDENALSAPPKHANAIWLAHPEKDKTLNDKMTINAQRAYSSSKLCAILTIRQLARTAEANQNNWQCIAYDPGATPGTGLLQKGTIFMRVAWQIFRIPFLRKRILPKSNSINDAGVTLASLALGNVKVPAGKVYVALRAGEITFLPPSKLAQNNSLMEELWKQSGQLLNEAKFK; encoded by the coding sequence ATGGAAAAATTAAACATTGTAATGACTGGAGGCACCTCCGGATTTGGAGCCGTCACTTCAAAAGAATTGATTGATACATTGGGCACACATGTGATTTTGGGAAATAGAAACAGGCAGATACATGGGGCAAAGCATATTCCACTTAATTTAGAAAGTTTGGATAATGTCCGTTTGTTTGTGGCTGAGGTGATTAAAAATATCAAGTCCGAAAAAATTCAGGTGCTTATTTGCAATGCAGGTATGAACCACCCGGACATCAATTCGAGAACTATTGATGGTTTTGAAACAACCTTTGCTGTCAACCATTTGGCGCATTTTTACTTGTTAAAATTATTGATGCCCTATTTGGACACCAATGCCAAGATCATAATGACTTCAAGCAGCACACACGACCCAGATGAAAATGCATTGTCTGCTCCGCCAAAACATGCCAATGCAATTTGGTTGGCACATCCCGAAAAAGATAAAACGCTGAATGATAAAATGACTATCAATGCACAAAGGGCTTACTCTTCTTCTAAATTGTGCGCTATTCTTACCATAAGACAACTTGCTAGAACTGCTGAAGCAAACCAAAATAATTGGCAATGTATTGCTTATGACCCGGGAGCAACACCGGGTACCGGTTTACTTCAGAAAGGGACAATATTTATGCGAGTAGCTTGGCAGATTTTTAGGATACCATTTTTGAGAAAGCGAATACTTCCGAAATCAAATAGTATCAATGATGCAGGTGTGACATTGGCTAGTTTGGCATTGGGGAATGTAAAAGTGCCTGCAGGCAAGGTTTATGTAGCATTGCGGGCTGGTGAGATAACCTTTCTACCACCTTCTAAACTAGCACAGAATAACAGTTTAATGGAAGAGCTTTGGAAGCAGAGCGGACAGCTTTTGAATGAAGCCAAATTCAAGTGA